The Diaphorobacter ruginosibacter genome contains a region encoding:
- the ccmB gene encoding heme exporter protein CcmB, producing the protein MAVCAREFRLALRRPGDALGALFFFVLVGSLFPLAVGPDVDLLHRIAPGVIWVAALLSILLGQHRLFEPDLADGTLEQWRLSSAPLPLLAGLKTLSHWLLTAAPLLLVTPLLGWQYGLADNVMAVMLASLLLGTPSLCLLAALGAALTLGLKGQLLLVLVVMPLCIPVLVFGSDAVARAAQGLGAAPSLSLLGALLCLTILACPWAIAAALRLALE; encoded by the coding sequence ATGGCCGTATGCGCGCGCGAATTTCGCCTTGCACTTCGTCGGCCGGGCGATGCGCTCGGCGCCCTGTTCTTTTTCGTGCTCGTGGGCAGCTTGTTCCCATTGGCGGTGGGACCTGACGTCGACCTGCTGCACCGGATCGCACCCGGTGTGATCTGGGTGGCCGCGTTGCTGTCCATCCTGCTGGGGCAGCACCGGCTGTTCGAGCCCGATCTCGCGGACGGCACGCTCGAACAGTGGCGCCTCTCGTCCGCCCCGCTGCCGCTGCTGGCCGGGCTGAAGACCCTGAGCCACTGGCTGCTGACCGCCGCCCCACTGCTGCTAGTCACCCCGCTGCTCGGTTGGCAGTATGGCCTGGCCGATAACGTGATGGCCGTCATGCTCGCGTCGCTGCTGCTCGGAACGCCCAGCCTGTGCCTGCTGGCGGCGCTCGGGGCCGCGCTGACGCTGGGTCTCAAGGGACAGTTGCTGCTCGTCCTGGTCGTGATGCCGCTGTGCATTCCCGTTCTCGTCTTTGGCAGCGACGCTGTCGCAAGAGCCGCACAGGGTCTCGGTGCCGCACCCTCCCTCAGCCTGCTTGGCGCGCTGCTGTGCCTGACCATTCTGGCCTGCCCTTGGGCGATTGCCGCCGCGCTGCGGCTGGCTCTTGAGTAA
- the ccmC gene encoding heme ABC transporter permease CcmC, giving the protein MKLLSPDTAPPEAGTRSPRRRWRQLLSPPVFHDWAGTLWPRFAVAACVLAAAGLWIGFFVAPTDHQQGEVYRLIFLHVPAAWMSMFIYVTAAAHAALGLIYRTRLSPILARALAPTGAMFTLLALWTGSVWGKPTWGAWWVWDARLTSELILLFLYVGYLGLVSAIEDTRRADTAGSILLLAGAINVPIIYFSVQWWSTLHQGASIRMDAAPSMTHTMLAGMLTMALACWAYTLAVVLVRARGLIEQRVHEEIL; this is encoded by the coding sequence ATGAAGCTATTGAGCCCCGACACCGCACCACCCGAGGCCGGAACGCGCTCGCCCCGCAGACGCTGGCGCCAGTTGCTCTCCCCGCCCGTCTTTCACGATTGGGCCGGCACGCTGTGGCCGCGGTTCGCCGTTGCGGCCTGCGTGCTGGCGGCTGCGGGCCTGTGGATCGGATTCTTCGTCGCACCCACCGACCACCAGCAAGGCGAGGTGTATCGCCTGATCTTCCTGCATGTTCCCGCCGCCTGGATGTCGATGTTCATCTACGTGACGGCCGCCGCGCACGCCGCGCTGGGGCTCATCTACCGCACCCGCCTGTCCCCCATCCTTGCGCGGGCGCTCGCGCCCACGGGCGCCATGTTCACCTTGCTCGCGCTGTGGACCGGTTCGGTGTGGGGCAAACCAACCTGGGGTGCCTGGTGGGTCTGGGATGCCCGGCTCACCTCGGAGCTGATCCTGTTGTTTCTTTATGTGGGCTACCTGGGCCTGGTCTCGGCCATCGAGGACACCAGGCGCGCCGACACGGCAGGCTCCATTCTGCTTCTGGCGGGCGCAATCAACGTCCCCATCATCTATTTTTCCGTGCAATGGTGGAGCACGCTGCACCAGGGCGCGAGCATTCGCATGGATGCTGCACCGAGCATGACGCACACCATGCTCGCAGGCATGCTGACCATGGCCCTGGCTTGCTGGGCATACACGCTCGCGGTGGTGCTGGTACGTGCACGCGGCCTGATCGAGCAACGCGTCCACGAGGAGATTCTGTGA
- the ccmD gene encoding heme exporter protein CcmD has translation MHKHAFYIALGYGVSALLLAIEVLALYLAARRSRKSLHTEDPL, from the coding sequence ATGCACAAGCATGCCTTCTACATCGCACTGGGCTATGGCGTGAGTGCGCTGCTCCTCGCCATCGAAGTGCTCGCCCTGTATCTGGCGGCTCGTCGAAGCCGCAAGTCCTTGCACACCGAGGATCCGCTATGA
- the ccmE gene encoding cytochrome c maturation protein CcmE produces the protein MKPRQRRLIWVLLGLLLAGTAITLVLRALNSNVMFFYSPSQVQAGEVPRDAAFRLGGLVEQGSLRRSPDGMQVNFIVTDQVQRVPVAYQGLLPDLFKEGKGVVVSGRLHGTGQFRASEVLAKHDENYMPPEAAHALEQAAKIPAAGTPGTNP, from the coding sequence ATGAAGCCCCGTCAACGTCGATTGATCTGGGTCCTGCTGGGATTGCTGCTGGCGGGCACCGCCATCACCCTGGTGCTGCGGGCGCTCAATTCAAACGTCATGTTCTTCTACAGCCCCAGCCAGGTACAGGCTGGCGAGGTGCCTCGCGATGCAGCGTTCCGCCTGGGTGGTCTGGTGGAACAAGGCTCACTGCGACGCAGCCCCGACGGCATGCAGGTGAACTTCATCGTGACCGACCAGGTGCAGCGCGTGCCGGTGGCCTACCAGGGCCTGCTGCCCGATCTGTTCAAAGAGGGCAAGGGCGTGGTCGTCTCTGGCAGACTGCACGGCACAGGCCAGTTCCGCGCGAGCGAGGTGCTCGCCAAGCACGATGAGAACTACATGCCCCCCGAGGCGGCACACGCGCTCGAACAGGCGGCAAAGATCCCCGCCGCAGGCACGCCGGGGACAAATCCATGA